From the genome of Bosea sp. Tri-49, one region includes:
- a CDS encoding PA0069 family radical SAM protein, whose amino-acid sequence MLQARPSARTQPLKRRDSEPGSVSAPLRTLPVDPLAYVGSQIDPERRRGRGATINPGGRYEAEQRISEDDGWGSLGELPPFKTEVSVEKPRTIITRNDSPDISFDRSINPYRGCEHGCVYCFARPSHAYLGLSPGLDFESKLTAKPDAALLLEKELSSPSYQPRTMAIGTNTDAYQPIEKKLRIMRGILEVLSKFNHPVGIVTKSALVQRDIDILAPMAAKGLVKVALSVTTLDPKLARNMEPRAASPAKRIETIRKLSEAGIPVTVLVAPIVPAINEHEIERILDAAKAAGAREAGYVLLRLPLEVKDIVQDWLVTHHPDKMRHVVSLIRSTRGGKDYDAAWGQRQVGSGPYAWMIGRRFEMAAERLGFNSARLRLRTDLFVKPEKEKAQLSLF is encoded by the coding sequence ATGCTGCAGGCCAGACCCTCAGCCAGGACGCAACCGCTCAAGCGTCGCGACAGCGAGCCGGGAAGCGTCTCGGCGCCGTTGCGCACCCTGCCGGTCGATCCGCTCGCCTATGTCGGCAGCCAGATCGACCCAGAGCGACGGCGCGGACGCGGCGCAACGATCAATCCCGGCGGCCGCTATGAGGCCGAGCAACGCATCAGCGAAGATGACGGCTGGGGCTCGCTCGGCGAGCTGCCCCCGTTCAAGACCGAGGTCTCGGTCGAGAAGCCGCGGACCATCATCACCAGGAACGACTCTCCGGATATTTCCTTCGACCGCTCGATCAACCCCTATCGCGGCTGCGAGCATGGCTGCGTCTACTGCTTCGCGCGGCCGAGCCATGCCTATCTCGGCCTCTCGCCCGGGCTCGACTTCGAGAGCAAGCTGACCGCCAAGCCCGATGCGGCGCTGCTTCTTGAGAAGGAGCTGTCATCGCCAAGCTACCAGCCCCGTACGATGGCGATCGGCACCAATACCGACGCCTACCAGCCGATCGAGAAGAAGCTCAGAATCATGCGCGGGATCCTGGAGGTGCTCTCGAAATTCAACCACCCGGTCGGCATCGTCACCAAATCGGCGCTGGTCCAGCGCGACATCGATATCCTCGCGCCGATGGCGGCAAAGGGGCTGGTCAAGGTCGCGCTCTCGGTGACAACGCTCGATCCCAAGCTCGCCCGCAACATGGAGCCGCGCGCTGCGTCGCCCGCCAAGCGGATCGAGACGATCCGCAAGCTCTCGGAAGCCGGCATTCCGGTGACGGTGCTGGTCGCGCCGATCGTGCCGGCGATCAACGAGCACGAGATCGAGCGCATCCTCGACGCCGCCAAGGCTGCGGGTGCGCGCGAGGCCGGCTATGTGCTGCTGCGCTTGCCGCTCGAGGTGAAGGACATCGTGCAGGACTGGCTGGTGACGCATCACCCCGACAAGATGCGCCATGTCGTCTCGCTGATCCGCTCGACCCGCGGCGGCAAGGACTATGACGCCGCCTGGGGCCAGCGTCAGGTCGGCTCCGGCCCCTATGCCTGGATGATCGGCCGGCGCTTCGAGATGGCGGCCGAGCGGCTCGGCTTCAACAGCGCGCGGCTGCGCCTGCGCACCGACCTCTTCGTCAAGCCGGAGAAGGAGAAGGCGCAGCTCAGTTTGTTCTGA
- the ypfJ gene encoding KPN_02809 family neutral zinc metallopeptidase gives MRWEDYRQSENLEDRRGGGGGEYAGLPGGRGGIGIGTMVVLGLLGWALGIDPRLLIGGAELIGGIGGRSAPTQEQRKSAGPPQDEMGRFVSAVLAQNEDVWSKVLPQQANRKYVPPKLVLFSGVDRSGCGTAQAAMGPFYCPNDQRVYLDLSFFQEMQRKLGGGGDFAYAYVVGHEIGHHIQNLLGILPKVNEMRQRISERESNQLSVRVELQADCFAGVWAYNIQAMDRIQPGDIDEALRSASAIGDDKLQQQGRGVVVPDSFTHGSSAQRTRWFNTGFKSGSMQSCDTFRTNQL, from the coding sequence ATGCGTTGGGAAGATTATCGCCAGTCCGAGAATCTCGAGGACCGGCGTGGCGGTGGCGGCGGCGAATATGCCGGCCTGCCCGGCGGGCGCGGCGGCATCGGCATCGGCACCATGGTCGTGCTCGGCCTGCTCGGCTGGGCGCTCGGCATCGATCCGCGCCTGCTGATCGGCGGGGCCGAGTTGATCGGCGGCATCGGCGGGCGCAGTGCGCCGACGCAGGAGCAGCGCAAATCTGCCGGCCCGCCACAGGACGAGATGGGCCGCTTCGTCTCGGCCGTGCTGGCGCAGAACGAGGATGTCTGGAGCAAGGTCCTGCCGCAGCAGGCCAACCGCAAATACGTGCCACCGAAGCTGGTGCTGTTCAGCGGCGTCGACCGCTCCGGCTGCGGTACGGCACAGGCGGCGATGGGGCCGTTCTACTGCCCCAACGACCAGCGGGTCTATCTCGACCTCTCCTTCTTCCAGGAGATGCAGCGCAAGCTCGGCGGCGGCGGCGACTTCGCCTATGCCTATGTCGTCGGCCACGAGATCGGCCATCACATCCAGAACCTGCTCGGCATCCTGCCCAAGGTGAACGAGATGCGCCAACGGATCTCCGAGCGCGAATCGAACCAGCTTTCGGTGCGGGTCGAATTGCAGGCCGACTGCTTTGCCGGCGTCTGGGCCTACAACATCCAGGCGATGGACCGCATCCAGCCCGGCGACATCGACGAGGCGCTGCGCTCCGCCTCTGCGATCGGCGACGACAAGTTGCAGCAACAGGGCCGCGGCGTCGTCGTGCCGGATTCCTTCACGCATGGCTCGTCGGCACAGCGCACGCGCTGGTTCAACACCGGCTTCAAATCCGGCTCGATGCAGAGCTGCGACACCTTCCGCACCAACCAGCTCTGA
- a CDS encoding cytochrome ubiquinol oxidase subunit I — MEIDAFLLSRIQFAFTISFHIVFPAFTIGLSAYIATLLGLWLKTGDQKFHLLARFWTKIFAVSFAMGVVSGIVLSYQFGTNWSRFSAVTGNVLGPLIGYEVLSAFFLEASFLGVLLFGWKRVPPWLHFLSAIIVAGGTALSGFWILSANSWMQYPVGHEVRDGIVYPVDWMKIVFSPTFPLRYAHMMTAAYLTTAFVVLATGARHLLAGHRTESARTMVRMAILMIALTAPLQAVIGDFHGKQTAIYQPAKLAAIEAHWDSSKPGALVLFAWPDEKAELNRFEIAIPGVASLLTHGSMDALFKSLKDFPREDRPPVLVPFFGFRLMVGLGTLMILFGWVGAWLWWRGRIFESQRWLWLAQYTWPAGFVAILAGWFVTEVGRQPWVATGILRSKDAVSPITTAEVAISLALFVFVYCVVFTAGILLINRLIAKGPDEISHEDPPEQPSKRPLKAAQAPASAIFGDGHPGDDKIQPAS; from the coding sequence ATGGAAATCGACGCCTTTCTGCTGTCCCGCATCCAGTTCGCCTTCACGATTTCCTTCCACATCGTCTTCCCGGCCTTCACGATCGGGCTGTCGGCCTATATCGCGACGCTGCTTGGCCTGTGGCTGAAGACCGGCGACCAGAAGTTCCATCTCCTCGCCCGCTTCTGGACCAAGATCTTCGCGGTCTCCTTCGCCATGGGCGTGGTCTCCGGCATCGTGCTCTCCTACCAGTTCGGCACGAACTGGAGCCGGTTCTCGGCGGTCACCGGCAATGTGCTGGGCCCGCTGATCGGCTACGAGGTGCTCAGCGCCTTCTTCCTCGAGGCCTCCTTCCTCGGCGTGCTGCTCTTCGGCTGGAAGCGGGTGCCGCCTTGGCTGCACTTCCTGTCGGCCATCATCGTCGCCGGCGGCACGGCGCTGTCGGGTTTCTGGATCCTGTCGGCCAATAGCTGGATGCAGTATCCGGTCGGGCACGAGGTCCGCGACGGTATCGTCTACCCCGTCGACTGGATGAAGATCGTCTTCAGCCCGACCTTTCCGCTGCGCTACGCGCACATGATGACGGCGGCCTATCTCACGACCGCCTTCGTGGTGCTGGCGACCGGCGCACGTCATCTGCTCGCTGGCCACCGCACCGAATCGGCCAGGACGATGGTGCGGATGGCAATCCTGATGATCGCGCTGACCGCACCGCTGCAGGCTGTCATCGGCGACTTCCACGGCAAGCAGACCGCGATCTACCAGCCGGCCAAGCTCGCTGCGATCGAGGCGCACTGGGATTCGTCCAAGCCCGGCGCGCTCGTCCTGTTCGCCTGGCCGGACGAGAAGGCCGAGCTCAACCGCTTCGAGATCGCGATCCCCGGCGTCGCCAGCCTGCTTACCCATGGCAGCATGGACGCCCTGTTCAAGAGCCTGAAGGACTTCCCGCGGGAGGACCGCCCGCCGGTGCTGGTCCCCTTCTTCGGCTTCCGGCTGATGGTCGGGCTCGGCACGCTGATGATCCTGTTCGGCTGGGTCGGAGCCTGGCTCTGGTGGCGCGGCCGCATCTTCGAGTCGCAGCGCTGGCTCTGGCTCGCCCAGTACACTTGGCCTGCCGGCTTCGTCGCCATTCTCGCCGGCTGGTTCGTCACCGAGGTCGGGCGCCAGCCCTGGGTCGCCACCGGCATCCTGCGCTCCAAGGATGCGGTCTCGCCGATCACCACCGCCGAGGTCGCGATCTCGCTGGCGCTGTTCGTCTTCGTCTACTGCGTCGTGTTCACCGCCGGCATCCTCCTGATCAACCGCCTGATCGCCAAGGGACCCGACGAGATCAGCCATGAGGACCCGCCCGAGCAGCCCTCGAAGCGGCCGCTGAAGGCAGCGCAGGCACCGGCCTCGGCGATCTTCGGCGACGGCCATCCCGGCGACGACAAGATCCAGCCGGCGAGCTGA
- the cydB gene encoding cytochrome d ubiquinol oxidase subunit II yields the protein MEWYLPVIWAGLIGTAVMLYVVLDGFDLGIAILFPTTGDEGERDQMMNSVAPFWDGNETWLVLGGAGLWVAFPLAYSVIMPALYLPVTLMLLSLIFRGVAFEFRWVAKPKHRIWDLAFWLGSTTAAFSQGVILGGLIQGIKVADRQFAGGPFDWLTPFTLMCGAGVVVGYALLGATWLVFKTEGPVADRARRQAKTLLLCLLAFAALVSLWTPYAHPRIAERWFTPSNLLLLWPFPVLTAFCGYMAWKRLHGAHEFTPFAFTIAIFLLCFLGLAISNYPYLVPPSLTIWDTAAAPSSHVFVLIGVTFLLPMILFYTAFVYWTFRGKVKADAGYH from the coding sequence ATGGAATGGTATCTCCCCGTGATCTGGGCCGGGCTGATCGGCACCGCCGTGATGCTCTATGTCGTGCTGGATGGTTTCGACCTCGGCATCGCCATCCTGTTCCCGACGACCGGGGACGAGGGCGAGCGCGACCAGATGATGAACTCGGTCGCGCCGTTCTGGGACGGCAACGAGACCTGGCTGGTGCTCGGCGGCGCCGGCCTCTGGGTCGCGTTCCCGCTGGCCTATTCCGTGATCATGCCGGCCTTGTATCTGCCGGTGACGCTGATGCTGCTGTCGCTGATCTTCCGCGGCGTCGCCTTCGAGTTCCGCTGGGTGGCAAAGCCGAAGCACCGGATCTGGGATCTGGCCTTCTGGCTCGGCTCCACGACCGCCGCCTTCTCCCAGGGCGTCATCCTCGGCGGGCTGATCCAGGGCATCAAGGTCGCCGACAGGCAGTTCGCCGGCGGCCCGTTCGACTGGCTGACACCCTTTACGCTGATGTGCGGCGCCGGCGTCGTCGTCGGCTATGCCCTGCTCGGCGCAACCTGGCTGGTCTTCAAGACGGAAGGGCCGGTGGCCGATCGCGCCCGCCGCCAGGCCAAGACGTTGCTGCTCTGCCTGCTCGCCTTCGCCGCGCTGGTCTCGCTCTGGACGCCCTACGCCCATCCGCGTATCGCCGAGCGCTGGTTCACGCCCTCGAACCTCCTGCTGCTCTGGCCGTTCCCGGTGCTGACCGCCTTCTGCGGCTACATGGCCTGGAAACGGCTCCACGGAGCGCATGAGTTCACGCCCTTCGCCTTCACCATCGCGATCTTCCTGCTCTGTTTCCTCGGGCTCGCGATTTCGAACTACCCGTATCTGGTGCCGCCGAGCCTGACGATCTGGGACACGGCGGCGGCGCCGTCCTCGCATGTCTTCGTGCTGATCGGCGTGACCTTCCTCCTGCCGATGATCCTGTTCTACACGGCCTTCGTGTACTGGACCTTCCGCGGCAAGGTGAAAGCCGATGCCGGGTATCATTGA
- a CDS encoding ACT domain-containing protein, whose amino-acid sequence MLGVTAPTSVKITLKALAGDYAIARLQNDAPIPPWADGDGFVSISRTDDELSIVCLRERVPDGTQIDAGWTCFKFQGPFAFGQAGIVLSVVQPLSTNGMGIFVVSTFDGDHLLVKEADAEKARSTLLRAGHSLV is encoded by the coding sequence CAGCCCCAACGAGCGTGAAGATCACGCTCAAGGCGTTGGCGGGGGACTATGCCATCGCGCGCTTGCAGAATGACGCTCCCATTCCGCCCTGGGCTGATGGCGATGGTTTCGTCAGCATAAGCCGCACCGATGACGAGCTATCCATCGTGTGCCTGAGGGAACGTGTTCCTGACGGCACCCAGATCGACGCTGGCTGGACCTGCTTCAAGTTTCAGGGGCCATTCGCCTTCGGTCAGGCTGGCATCGTGCTTTCGGTGGTTCAGCCGCTGTCGACAAATGGCATGGGCATCTTCGTCGTGTCGACCTTCGACGGCGATCATCTGCTCGTGAAGGAAGCCGACGCCGAAAAGGCGCGCTCCACCCTGCTCCGAGCCGGTCATTCGCTGGTCTGA